DNA from Candidatus Binatia bacterium:
GATCACTTCGCCGACGCGAGCTCGTCGTCGATGATCGCTTTGAACTTCGCGGCGGGCTGCGCGCCCTTCACAAGCCGGCCGTTCACGACGAACGAGGGCGTCCCGGTGATCCCGAGGCTCGCCGCCTCGGCCTTCTGGGCGCGGACGGCCGCGACCGTCTCTTTGTTGTCGTAGCAAGTGTCGTACTTGGCCTTGTCGACGCCGGCTCCGGCGAACTCCATCGCCTTCGCCTTCACGTTCTGGAGGTTGACGGCCTTCTGCTGCTTGAACATCTGCTCGTAGACGAGCCAGGCGCCCTCAGGGCTCTGTTGGCGAATGCACTCCATGGCAACCGCACCGGGCTCGGCCCAGTTATGGAAGGGAAGCGGGAGGTGCTTGTACGCGAAGCGGATCTTGCCCTCGTAGGCCGGAAGGACCTCCTCCTCGATGATCTTGTAGCCCTTCGCGCAGAAGGGACACTGGAAGTCCGAGTACTCTACGATCGTGACGGGCGCGTCGGCCGGCCCCTTCCAATCGACGTCTGTCTGGCTGATCTTGTCCATCACGGCCTTCGCCGGATCGATCGTGATGTCCTCCGCATCCGCGAACACCACGTAACGGCCGTCGGCGGAGCTCGTGAACCTCACCTTCTTGTCGCGAGGAGCCTTGCCCACAAAGAGCGTTCCCTGCTTCGCGCCGGCGATCGGCGAGTCCGTCACCCCGCCCACGGACACCGGGATCGACGGGGAGAGCTGCGCCTTCTTCCGGTAGTACTTGATCAAAGCGTCGGAGTCGGCGCCCTGCGCGAGGGCAGCGCCGGCACCGAAGAGCCCGAGCACTGCGAGGGCACTCACGGCCAAGGCGAATCGTCGAATCTGCATGAAAGAACCTCCTGTGGGCTTACTCGAGGGGATCCGACCAAGCTGCCGGTTGGTCCGAGCGGCGTCAACCCTGTTTGGGCGACGCGGCAGGCGCCCGACTCCAAGCTTCCCTTGCCCGCGAAATGCTCGTATCCCTCTACTTGGGGCGCCCCCACCGTGAGGCAGGGCCGCCTCGACTCACCCTTTTGCCCGGAGGCACCGCGATGGACCGCCAGTTCTTCCACAATGACATTCGCCTTTTTCTCGAACGCCGCGTCGACTGGAAACGCTACCACCAGCTGCGCCGGCCCGGCCCGGTGAACCTCGAGGAAGAGCTCGACACGTATCGCTCCATCCTCGGCAGCACCGGGCAGATCTGCGAAGACATCGAGGCCGAATCTCGCGACCACTGGCACGAAGAAGTCCGCCTCGAGGACGGTGACGTCATCGTCCCCGCGCACATCGAAAGCGGTTACCAAAAGCTCCGCGAGGCCGGCCTCGTATGCGTCATGCTCGATCCGAAGTACGGCGGCTTCGGACTCCCCACGCTGCTCAACGTCGCCTACCTCGAGATGCTGTCTCGTGCCGACACGAGCCTGATGACCATCCTCGGACTGCAGGCCGGTGCGGCAAACGATATCCAGAAGTACGGCAGCGACGAGCTCAAAGAGCAATACCTCCCACGCTTCACCTCCGGCGAAGTCCAGGGCTGCATGGACCTCACCGAACCCGGCGCCGGCTCCGATCTCGGCGGAATCAGCACGCGCGTCACAGAAGAGGACGGCAAGTTCTTCATCGACGGCGGGAAGATCTTCATCACCAACGGCGGCGCCGAGATCCACCTCGTTCTCGCACGAGATAGTGCGTCGTACGACGAGTCCAAAGGGACGACCAACGGCCTCAACCTGATGCTGTGTCCCCGCACGCTGCCCGACGGCTCGAGGAACGGCGTGTCGGTTTCCCGCATCGAATCCAAGATGGGACTACACGGCTCTCCAACTTGCGCCGTCGACTTCGACCACGCCGAAGGGTATCTCCTCGGCGAGCGGGGCAACGGCTTCCGCGCCATGCTCGACCTGATGAACGCCGCGCGGATCGGTGTCTCGGCGCAAGGCATCGGGATCGCCGAAGCCGCCTACCGCGAGGCGCGCACTTACGCCGGAGAGCGAATCCAGTTCGGCGCACCGATCATCGAGCAACCGTTGGTGAAATCGATGCTCACCCTCATGGCACTCGAGATCCAAGCCGCCCGCACGCTCCTCTACCACACGGCCACCTTGGTCGATCAGACCGAGGCCCTCGAGACCTATCTCGCGAGTGACCGCGACGAGCCCGAGTTCGACCGCATCGAGCTCCAGGCGGAGCTCGAGCGAAACCACCAACTCGTCCGCTTCTTCACGCCGCTGTGCAAGTACTACGCGACCGAAGTCGCCAACCAAGTCACCCGCTCGGCGATCCAGGTCCACGGTGGGATCGGCTACATGGCCGAGTCGGTCGTCGGCCACTGCCATTCCGACTCGATCATCACGACGATCTACGAGGGCACATCCGAGATCCAGGCGAGCTTCGCCCTGCGCGAGATGGCCAAGGGAGCTCTATTCACGGCGCTGGATCAGCTGCGCGTCGGCCTCGACACACTGGCAGCGGACTTCCCGGAGCCGGCAGAACAGCTCCGGAACGCCATCGACCTCCTCACCGACACGCTTCCCAGCTTGATGGAGGACGTGAACTACGCCCTCCTCAATGCAAAGCGCGTTTCCGACATGGTAATCTCGGTCGTCGTCGGAGGCGAGCTCCTGCAACAGTGCAAGGACGAGCCGACCCGAATCGAGTTGGCGTCGGCGTACATCAACCGCACGACGCTCGAGCTCGAGATGCATGCCAAACGGATCAAGAGCGGAGACGCGAGCCGGCTGCTGCGCTACGACAAGATTCTGAGCGTCTGACGCACCCCCGACTGCGTGCAACTCGCCCAGCCAATGGGTAGCAACTGCCGATGGACGAACAGAGCACGAAAGCTGCACTTCGGATCGGGATCCTCGGCGCCGCCCGCATAGCGCCGGTCTCGCTCGTCCGTCCGGCCCGCGAGGTCGCAGGAGCCGAAGCGTGCGGAGTCGCCGCGCGGACCCCGGCACGCGCCGGCGAGTTCCAAGTCAAGCACGGCCTGCCCCGCGCCTTTCCGAGCTACGACGCGATGCTCTCCTCCGATGAGATCGACGCTGTCTACAACCCGCTTCCCAACGGACTCCACTGCGAGTGGACCATCCGCGCGCTCGAAGCGGGAAAGCACGTCCTGTGCGAGAAACCGTTCGCCTCGAACGCGGACGAGGCGGAGCGAATGGCGGCGGCCGCGACCGCCGCCGACCGACGGCTCATGGAAGCCTTCCACTATCGCTACCATCCCCTCGCCGCCCGCATGCGGGAGATCACCAACAGCGGCGAGTTGGGCGAAATCCGACACATCGAAACTCACGTCTGCTTCCCGCTGCCGTTCTTCAAGGACATCCGATACGACTACGCACTCGGCGGCGGGGCTCTGATGGACGCGGGCTGCTACGCGGTGCACATGCTCCGCTTCCTGGCCGGAGATCAGCCCGAAGTCACGGCGGCCCGACCGACGCTCCATACCCCGGACATCGATCGCGCGATGGAGGCGGAGGTTCGCTTCCCCGATGGCCGGAGCGGCCTCATCCGCTGTTCCCTCTTCTCGTCACGCATCGTCGCCGTGCGCGCGATCGTGCGCGGCGACAAGGGAGAGCTCAGCGTCCTCAACCCGATCCTGCCGCACCTCTTCCACCGACTCCGCGTGAAGACGGCCGCGGGAACGAGACGCGAGCGGGTCTACGGCGACGCGTCATACACCCACCAGCTTCGTGCGTTCGTCGACTTCGTCCAAAACGGGACCGAGGTTCCGACGAACGCGGCCGACGCCATCGCGAACATGCGCGTCATCGACGCGATCTACGAGCGCGCCGGCATGAAGCGACGCGGAACCTGACCGCCCCCGCCGACAACTTGTCCGGCCTGACTCCGAGACCTGAGCCGATGCGCACGATCGGGGCACCGCGTCCCCGAAGCAACCAGAGGGCGCGGGAGTCGCTGTCGGGGCGGGGCGAGTCCCGCAGGCGGCATACCTCACTCCGCGACAAACCCCGACTCCTTCGCCGAGGATCGCGCCGACCCGACAGCGACTCTCGCCCCCGGCCGAGATCAACAGAAGCTCCGGTCCCCGCCCGATACTTGCAAATGGGTGGGGGGGCCCCCGAGCTACTCCTCTTCGTGGATCTGCTGGGCGAGGTACATCTTGTCGCCCACTTGCTTGATCAGCTCGATCTGGGCTTCCAGCCAGTCGATGTGATCCTCTTCCGAGGTCAGGATCTCCTCCAGGAGCTCGCGGGTGCCGTTGTCGCCGAGGTCACGGGCAAGCTCGATGGAGGCATTCAGGCGCTTCACTGCGTCCATTTCGAGCTTCAGGTCGAGCTTCAGCTGCTCGGGAACGGCCTCGCCGACGCAGACCTTGGCCAGGCGTTGCATGTTCGGGATCCCATCGAGGAAGAGAATGCGCTCGATCACCTGGTCGGCGTGCTTCATCTCCCCGATCGACTCCTCATGGCTCTTCTTGGCGAGCCGCTCGTAGCCCCAGTTCTTACACATCCGGTAATGAATGAAATACTGATTGATGCCCGTGAGCTCGCTCGTGAGGACGTCGTTCAACGCGTCGATGATCTTCTTGTTACCCTTCATGTCCAACTCCTCTTTCCGCGAGGCGCTTGGGCGCCTCTCCCTACCCACGACTCCAATGCTAACACGCGGGAGGGATCCGTTGAAGACACTACGTAAAGCAAAATTTCCAATGAAACTGAAAATCGATTTCAACTGGCCACGCATTTGACATTCGCCTCTCGCGTCGCCATCGCTTTGGAGTGAAATGCAACCCAGCATCCAGGAAATCACCGACTCGGTTCGCTCGACGGGGGCATGGCTGCGCCCGCTGCGGGACGAAATCGCACACACCATCGTCGGCCAAGCCGGCCTAGTCGACAGACTGCTCGTCGCCCTACTGGGCAACGGCCATGTCCTCCTCGAGGGCGTCCCCGGTCTCGCGAAGACCCTTTCGCTGAAAACCCTGGCCGCGGCGACCCAGGCTCAATTCCACCGCCTGCAGTTCACTCCGGACATGCTGCCCGCGGACATCGTCGGGACGCTGATCTACAACCCGCAAGAGGGCGGCTTCGTGACGAAGCACGGACCGATCTTCGCGAACCTCGTCCTGGCGGACGAGATCAACCGAGCCCCTGCCAAAGTCCAGAGCGCCCTGCTCGAGGCGATGCAGGAGCGCCAGGTGACCATCGGCGAGGAAACCTTCCCGCTGCCCGAACCGTTCCTGGTCCTCGCCACCCAGAATCCAATCGAGCAGGAGGGCACCTACCCTC
Protein-coding regions in this window:
- a CDS encoding acyl-CoA dehydrogenase family protein, with amino-acid sequence MDRQFFHNDIRLFLERRVDWKRYHQLRRPGPVNLEEELDTYRSILGSTGQICEDIEAESRDHWHEEVRLEDGDVIVPAHIESGYQKLREAGLVCVMLDPKYGGFGLPTLLNVAYLEMLSRADTSLMTILGLQAGAANDIQKYGSDELKEQYLPRFTSGEVQGCMDLTEPGAGSDLGGISTRVTEEDGKFFIDGGKIFITNGGAEIHLVLARDSASYDESKGTTNGLNLMLCPRTLPDGSRNGVSVSRIESKMGLHGSPTCAVDFDHAEGYLLGERGNGFRAMLDLMNAARIGVSAQGIGIAEAAYREARTYAGERIQFGAPIIEQPLVKSMLTLMALEIQAARTLLYHTATLVDQTEALETYLASDRDEPEFDRIELQAELERNHQLVRFFTPLCKYYATEVANQVTRSAIQVHGGIGYMAESVVGHCHSDSIITTIYEGTSEIQASFALREMAKGALFTALDQLRVGLDTLAADFPEPAEQLRNAIDLLTDTLPSLMEDVNYALLNAKRVSDMVISVVVGGELLQQCKDEPTRIELASAYINRTTLELEMHAKRIKSGDASRLLRYDKILSV
- a CDS encoding MoxR family ATPase; the encoded protein is MQPSIQEITDSVRSTGAWLRPLRDEIAHTIVGQAGLVDRLLVALLGNGHVLLEGVPGLAKTLSLKTLAAATQAQFHRLQFTPDMLPADIVGTLIYNPQEGGFVTKHGPIFANLVLADEINRAPAKVQSALLEAMQERQVTIGEETFPLPEPFLVLATQNPIEQEGTYPLPEAQVDRFMLKVVVEYPTRDEERAILDRMAHSGDLPQVQAVLDPDHLIAARRVVDTIYVDDKVKDYIVDLVRATRTPGEFGVQIEGLVQMGASPRATIFLTMAARAHAFLEGRGYVTPQDVKTIGLDVLRHRVVPSYEAEAESLTSEDLVGKIFDTIPVP
- a CDS encoding thioredoxin domain-containing protein, whose product is MQIRRFALAVSALAVLGLFGAGAALAQGADSDALIKYYRKKAQLSPSIPVSVGGVTDSPIAGAKQGTLFVGKAPRDKKVRFTSSADGRYVVFADAEDITIDPAKAVMDKISQTDVDWKGPADAPVTIVEYSDFQCPFCAKGYKIIEEEVLPAYEGKIRFAYKHLPLPFHNWAEPGAVAMECIRQQSPEGAWLVYEQMFKQQKAVNLQNVKAKAMEFAGAGVDKAKYDTCYDNKETVAAVRAQKAEAASLGITGTPSFVVNGRLVKGAQPAAKFKAIIDDELASAK
- the bfr gene encoding bacterioferritin, translating into MKGNKKIIDALNDVLTSELTGINQYFIHYRMCKNWGYERLAKKSHEESIGEMKHADQVIERILFLDGIPNMQRLAKVCVGEAVPEQLKLDLKLEMDAVKRLNASIELARDLGDNGTRELLEEILTSEEDHIDWLEAQIELIKQVGDKMYLAQQIHEEE
- a CDS encoding Gfo/Idh/MocA family oxidoreductase — encoded protein: MDEQSTKAALRIGILGAARIAPVSLVRPAREVAGAEACGVAARTPARAGEFQVKHGLPRAFPSYDAMLSSDEIDAVYNPLPNGLHCEWTIRALEAGKHVLCEKPFASNADEAERMAAAATAADRRLMEAFHYRYHPLAARMREITNSGELGEIRHIETHVCFPLPFFKDIRYDYALGGGALMDAGCYAVHMLRFLAGDQPEVTAARPTLHTPDIDRAMEAEVRFPDGRSGLIRCSLFSSRIVAVRAIVRGDKGELSVLNPILPHLFHRLRVKTAAGTRRERVYGDASYTHQLRAFVDFVQNGTEVPTNAADAIANMRVIDAIYERAGMKRRGT